From Toxorhynchites rutilus septentrionalis strain SRP chromosome 2, ASM2978413v1, whole genome shotgun sequence, a single genomic window includes:
- the LOC129769409 gene encoding uncharacterized protein LOC129769409, translating to MIRFSLYKLIVLLCLCFGFYYIARWQIALHNNNGAHMQKLLHTCNVSEVYRAELEQLFETIHQILDKQGITHILCYGTLWGQIRMTKMLPWRRKAEFCVFNEELMAREEARFLRYFYSNNLKIYYIHSEGVYRIFSSKPELSPYVELIVFQRDDSQSMYKRVGWKRRLLPPHCDWTPSLDCFPIHLLEASLPRRKLGSHFYSVPMGGIELQKYHYTLNWWKDVRVFNC from the exons ATGATTAGATTTTCACTGTACAAGTTAATAGTGctgttatgtttatgtttcggTTTTTACTACATAGCTCGCTGGCAGATCGCTTTACATAATAACAATGGTGCTCATATGCAGAAGTTGTTGCATACTTGTAACGTCTCGGAGGTTTACCGAGCGGAATTGGAACAGCTGTTCGAGAC TATCCATCAAATCCTGGACAAGCAAGGTATCACTCATATTCTTTGCTACGGGACGCTATGGGGTCAAATTCGGATGACCAAAATGCTGCCCTGGCGCAGAAAGGCTGAGTTTTGCGTATTCAACGAGGAACTTATGGCTCGCGAGGAAGCACGCTTCTTGCGCTATTTCTACAGCAACAATTTGAAGATCTACTACATCCACTCAGAAGGAGTGTATCGCATCTTTTCGAGTAAACCGGAGCTGTCGCCCTACGTTGAGTTGATTGTCTTCCAACGTGATGACTCG caatcgatgTACAAAAGGGTTGGTTGGAAGCGAAGACTACTTCCACCGCATTGCGACTGGACCCCATCGCTGGATTGCTTCCCGATACATCTGCTGGAGGCTTCATTACCGCGGCGGAAGCTGGGGTCACATTTCTACAGTGTGCCAATGGGAGGAATAGAGCTCCAAAAATATCACTATACCCTGAACTGGTGGAAAGATGTTCGAGTTTTCAATTGCTGA